One window of the Archangium primigenium genome contains the following:
- a CDS encoding alpha-amylase family glycosyl hydrolase, translated as MPSWASDAIVYHLYPLGLCGAPARNDFQSPPVSRLARLRGWTPHLRALGMNAVYLGPVFESGTHGYDTADYTRVDRRLGTNADLRQWRDELHAAGIRLVVDTVFHHVGRDFWAFQDLRARGEQSRYRDWFAGVDFRQRSPLGDAFAYETWRGHASLVKWNLRNPEVRAYLFGVVEGWISAFGIDGLRLDVAEDMDLDFLRELAAWRHRVKPDLWLLGEAIHGDYRRLVNPQTLDSATNYECYKGLYSSHNDRNYFEIAHSLHRQFGEGGLYKDLSLYAFVDNHDVDRIASTLREPAHLVPLHVLLFGMPGVPSVYYGSEWGLQGRKHGGDDAPLRPALEAPGESPLTSLVARLARIRHATPALRRGSYRQLFVASEQLAFAREHEGQRVLVAVNAAPTPATLSLEAGRPEGSVFVDALDPSASFRVRDGRLPLEGLAPRSGRILVPA; from the coding sequence ATGCCTTCATGGGCCTCGGATGCCATTGTCTATCACCTCTACCCGCTCGGACTGTGCGGCGCGCCCGCGCGCAATGACTTTCAGTCTCCTCCCGTTTCCCGGCTGGCCCGGCTGCGCGGGTGGACGCCGCACCTGCGCGCCCTGGGCATGAACGCCGTGTACCTGGGCCCCGTCTTCGAGTCGGGCACGCATGGTTATGACACGGCCGACTACACGCGGGTGGACCGGCGCCTGGGCACGAACGCGGACCTGCGCCAGTGGCGGGACGAGCTGCACGCGGCGGGCATCCGCCTCGTCGTCGACACGGTCTTCCACCACGTGGGGCGGGACTTCTGGGCCTTCCAGGATCTGCGCGCGCGGGGCGAGCAGTCGCGCTACCGGGACTGGTTCGCGGGGGTCGACTTCCGCCAGCGCAGCCCGCTCGGGGATGCGTTCGCCTACGAGACGTGGCGCGGCCACGCGAGCCTGGTGAAGTGGAACCTGCGCAACCCCGAGGTGCGCGCCTACCTGTTCGGCGTGGTGGAGGGGTGGATCTCCGCGTTTGGCATCGACGGCCTCCGGCTCGACGTGGCCGAGGACATGGACCTCGACTTCCTGCGGGAGCTGGCCGCCTGGCGCCACCGCGTGAAGCCCGACCTGTGGCTGCTGGGCGAGGCCATCCACGGGGACTACCGGCGGCTGGTCAATCCCCAGACGCTCGACTCGGCGACCAACTACGAGTGCTACAAGGGGCTGTACTCCAGCCACAACGACCGCAACTACTTCGAGATCGCCCACTCCCTGCACCGCCAGTTCGGCGAGGGCGGCCTCTACAAGGACTTGTCGCTCTACGCCTTCGTGGACAACCACGACGTGGACCGGATCGCCAGCACCCTGCGCGAGCCCGCCCACCTCGTGCCCCTGCACGTGCTGCTGTTCGGCATGCCGGGGGTGCCGTCCGTCTATTACGGCAGCGAATGGGGCCTCCAGGGCCGCAAGCACGGGGGCGACGACGCGCCGCTGCGCCCCGCCCTCGAGGCGCCCGGCGAGAGCCCGTTGACCTCGCTCGTGGCGCGGCTGGCGCGCATCCGCCACGCCACCCCCGCGCTGCGTCGGGGCAGCTACCGGCAGCTCTTCGTGGCCTCCGAGCAGCTCGCCTTCGCCCGCGAACACGAGGGCCAGCGGGTCCTCGTCGCCGTCAACGCCGCCCCCACCCCAGCCACCTTGAGCCTGGAGGCGGGCCGGCCCGAGGGGAGTGTCTTCGTGGATGCGCTCGACCCCAGTGCCTCCTTCCGCGTCCGGGATGGCAGACTGCCGCTGGAGGGGCTCGCGCCCCGCTCGGGGCGGATCCTCGTCCCCGCGTGA
- a CDS encoding TetR family transcriptional regulator, protein METRALIQSQALKLFAARGYDAIGVQEICEASGITKPTLYHHFGNKRGLLDALLHERCEPWLLRLEQATEYRGDLPGTLQRTTEVCFQFAREEPLLSGLLLALRFAPPESEARPTAARINDRQRALLLELFRRAAQQHGNMRERHAVHAEAFLGLLQTYVGMALEGRCTLNDATARQAVQHFSYGIYS, encoded by the coding sequence GTGGAGACGCGAGCCCTCATCCAGAGCCAGGCCTTGAAGCTCTTCGCCGCGCGCGGCTACGACGCCATTGGCGTGCAGGAAATCTGCGAGGCCTCGGGCATCACCAAGCCCACGCTCTACCATCACTTCGGCAACAAGCGCGGGCTGCTCGACGCGCTGTTGCACGAGCGCTGCGAGCCCTGGCTCCTCCGGCTCGAGCAGGCGACGGAGTACCGGGGAGACCTGCCCGGGACGCTCCAGCGCACCACCGAGGTCTGCTTCCAGTTCGCCCGCGAGGAGCCGCTCTTGAGCGGGTTGCTGCTCGCGCTCCGGTTCGCGCCGCCGGAGAGCGAGGCCCGCCCGACCGCGGCCCGCATCAATGACAGACAGCGTGCGCTATTGCTGGAGCTCTTCCGCCGCGCGGCCCAGCAGCACGGCAACATGCGCGAGCGACATGCCGTCCACGCCGAGGCCTTCCTCGGCCTGTTGCAGACCTACGTGGGAATGGCCCTGGAGGGCCGCTGCACCCTGAATGACGCCACGGCCCGGCAGGCCGTCCAGCACTTCTCATACGGAATCTATTCGTAG
- a CDS encoding sensor histidine kinase, producing MQRQLEASDERLRAVLGQTDGIVMELDAEGRCLSVWARSDDLLAAPQASMRGRRLHEILGPETAEPMVERVSRVVATGHFDRFEYALEVAGGRRWFCSEVLSLSPLPSVTFLIRDITLQKTLELRLLQADRLAALGTLAASVAHEVSNPLAFISSNLNFALKGLAELSKLLRGEGGTAELSAASVVLDECAEALDEARQGTQRLSHVTRDLKTYARGEDSVEDLADVEKALTRSIHMSLGTIKMRARFINRLSEVPRVKGSEERLGQVFLNLLLNAAQAIPEGTPDRHTVEVTLREEAPWVVVEVRDSGNGIAPEHLKRIFDPFFSTKPVGVGTGLGLSISHSIVKGLGGDIQVESRVGEGTCFRVLLPIKELSPTSSDDDPE from the coding sequence TTGCAGCGCCAGCTCGAGGCTTCCGATGAGCGTCTGCGCGCCGTGCTCGGTCAGACGGACGGCATCGTCATGGAACTGGACGCGGAGGGCCGCTGCTTGTCGGTCTGGGCCCGCTCGGACGATCTGCTGGCGGCACCGCAGGCGTCGATGCGCGGGCGCAGGCTGCACGAGATCCTCGGGCCCGAGACCGCCGAGCCCATGGTGGAGCGAGTCAGCCGCGTGGTGGCCACGGGCCATTTCGACCGCTTCGAGTACGCCCTGGAGGTGGCGGGCGGACGCCGCTGGTTCTGCTCCGAGGTCCTGTCGCTCTCCCCCCTGCCGAGCGTGACCTTCCTCATCCGGGACATCACCTTGCAGAAGACCCTGGAACTGCGCCTGTTGCAGGCGGACCGGCTCGCCGCGCTGGGAACCCTGGCGGCGAGCGTGGCGCACGAGGTGAGCAACCCCCTGGCCTTCATCTCCTCCAACCTCAACTTCGCCCTCAAGGGCCTGGCCGAGCTGTCCAAGCTGCTGCGGGGCGAGGGTGGGACCGCCGAGCTGTCGGCCGCGTCGGTGGTGCTCGACGAGTGCGCCGAGGCCCTGGACGAGGCGCGACAGGGCACGCAGCGGCTCTCGCACGTCACGCGGGACCTGAAGACCTACGCGCGGGGCGAGGACTCGGTCGAGGATCTGGCGGACGTGGAGAAGGCGCTCACGCGCTCCATCCACATGTCCCTGGGCACCATCAAGATGCGCGCCCGGTTCATCAACCGCTTGAGCGAGGTGCCGCGGGTCAAGGGCAGCGAGGAGCGCCTGGGGCAGGTCTTCCTCAACCTGCTGCTCAACGCCGCGCAGGCCATCCCCGAGGGGACCCCGGACCGCCACACGGTGGAGGTGACCCTGCGCGAGGAGGCCCCCTGGGTGGTGGTGGAGGTGCGCGACTCGGGCAACGGCATCGCGCCCGAGCACCTCAAGCGCATCTTCGATCCCTTCTTCTCCACCAAGCCCGTGGGCGTGGGCACGGGCCTGGGCTTGTCCATCAGTCACAGCATCGTGAAGGGCCTGGGCGGGGACATCCAGGTGGAGAGCCGCGTGGGCGAGGGGACGTGCTTTCGCGTGCTGCTGCCCATCAAGGAACTCTCCCCGACGTCCTCGGACGACGACCCCGAGTAG
- a CDS encoding VOC family protein, translating into MHHSRLSTFVIDCQSEDLERATDFWSQALGRDVKPPQADSPGYRELATSSEEPLVLIQRVDHPGRIHLDIEADDLEAEAKRLEALGAKRVAFIKRWWVMEAPTGQRFCIVNPQRGPLDAQNANAWSGGE; encoded by the coding sequence ATGCACCACAGCCGACTCAGCACCTTCGTCATCGACTGCCAGTCCGAGGACCTCGAGCGGGCCACCGACTTCTGGAGCCAGGCGCTCGGCCGCGACGTGAAGCCGCCGCAAGCCGACAGCCCCGGGTACCGCGAGCTGGCGACCTCGTCCGAGGAGCCCCTGGTGCTCATCCAGCGGGTGGACCACCCCGGCCGCATCCACCTGGACATCGAGGCGGATGACCTGGAGGCGGAGGCGAAGCGGCTCGAGGCGCTCGGGGCCAAACGCGTGGCCTTCATCAAGCGCTGGTGGGTGATGGAAGCGCCCACGGGCCAGCGCTTCTGCATCGTCAATCCCCAGCGCGGACCGCTGGACGCACAGAACGCCAACGCGTGGAGCGGCGGCGAGTAG
- a CDS encoding CehA/McbA family metallohydrolase translates to MPIPFRLLAATVALAGLALSGCKKESCLGNEASCQVLSPCTALSYTCDPAAQSLEVRTLTPADKRVGSNDPVPGPETVPGGLNAIASRGDILLGNDRAVAVLAGLGNTHLLDPGGGSLLDLSVRGKNNDGLNQVLPVVGVLPADAVHYTSMRVIDERPTRVAVQFDGTLDGKPEFPVHTLYEMRPCEPGVRIRTEVVNASVDPQLWALSDGFYWSGREALPFTPSKGSGYAHPSFSLLTIGDVYIQYPYLAAALPSEPGVSYAHVACGETDLLQGFQSDQISTSGLPRTVVPPRDYLVFERFLAVGERGDAAAAADLAQELRQKLRGETYVTLRGTVTRRQPTTDQPHTLSILVSEGQLSAGAETRIPWTQITPDTEGRFEARVPAGRDYVVELHAFGRKVADRQLDKVTADLDLGTFAEPSHSRLTVRVEDAVDSAALTAEVFLVPVDATVAADTTGSLHGAFGTCAPWLGPPPGPSPACNRFLVTNGTATVNVPPGRFHVYAFKGPFWTLGHDTVTFDRADTTLSFRLRPLPLQPSGTVSADLHVHGAASFDSSLPDLDRVLSFAATDLQVIVASDHDVVYDYSQVVRSLGLQERMSTVAGLETTGHILWLKRHGYDIPLVVGHYNFWPLAYDPTQVRNGAPDDERVEPGELFDRVKASAPPALQEQLLIQLNHPWANQEFGRDLGFPRALALNTLKNLPTHDDGTNGGIYVRTPRGGFANNGQHTQEVMNGSANGLLPSYRAFWFYVLGQGQLVTGTANSDSHSLTDNTVGMPRNIVYANTQAGPGFDTARFNAALKAGDAFGTNGPVIEATLDTATGRQRHGLRPVVPAPDAQLHLKVSAAPWVPVDEVRIIVNGRLVKTLEGAALQRPPDALGTEGLVRYEGALPLSELVTGTGDAWLVVEAGTALQLTADFGGPGGDGPDGIPDTGDNNGDGVVDRRDIAEGSAYGPLKDPVLPTEESNPLFHYAQILGGYPYAFTNPFILDRNGNGRFDAPGVTAP, encoded by the coding sequence ATGCCCATCCCCTTTCGCCTCCTGGCCGCCACCGTGGCCCTGGCCGGGCTCGCGCTGTCCGGCTGCAAGAAGGAGAGCTGTCTCGGCAACGAGGCCTCGTGTCAGGTGCTCAGTCCCTGCACCGCGCTGAGCTACACGTGCGACCCCGCCGCGCAGTCGCTCGAGGTGCGCACGCTCACGCCCGCCGACAAGCGCGTGGGCAGCAACGATCCCGTCCCCGGCCCCGAGACCGTGCCCGGCGGCCTCAACGCCATCGCCTCGCGGGGCGACATCCTCCTGGGCAATGACCGCGCGGTGGCCGTGCTCGCGGGCCTCGGCAACACGCACCTGCTCGACCCCGGCGGCGGTTCGCTCCTGGACCTGAGCGTGCGCGGCAAGAACAACGACGGCCTCAACCAGGTGCTCCCCGTGGTGGGCGTGCTCCCGGCCGATGCCGTGCACTACACCTCCATGCGCGTCATCGACGAGCGGCCCACCCGCGTGGCCGTGCAGTTCGATGGCACGCTCGATGGCAAGCCCGAGTTCCCCGTCCACACCCTCTACGAGATGCGCCCCTGCGAGCCCGGCGTGCGCATCCGCACCGAGGTGGTGAATGCCTCCGTGGACCCGCAGCTCTGGGCGCTCTCGGATGGCTTCTACTGGAGCGGTCGCGAGGCCCTGCCCTTCACGCCCTCCAAGGGCTCGGGCTACGCGCACCCGAGCTTCAGCCTGCTCACGATCGGGGACGTCTACATCCAGTACCCCTACCTGGCCGCGGCGCTGCCCTCCGAGCCCGGTGTGAGCTACGCCCACGTGGCCTGCGGCGAGACGGACCTGCTCCAGGGCTTCCAGAGCGATCAGATCTCCACCTCGGGCCTGCCCCGCACCGTGGTGCCCCCGCGCGACTACCTCGTCTTCGAGCGCTTCCTCGCCGTGGGCGAACGGGGCGACGCCGCCGCCGCGGCGGACCTCGCCCAGGAGCTGCGCCAGAAGCTGCGCGGAGAAACCTACGTCACGCTGCGGGGCACGGTGACCCGCCGGCAGCCGACCACCGACCAGCCCCACACGTTGAGCATCCTCGTGAGCGAGGGCCAGCTGTCCGCTGGCGCGGAGACGCGCATCCCGTGGACGCAGATCACCCCCGACACCGAAGGGCGCTTCGAGGCGCGGGTGCCCGCGGGCCGCGACTACGTGGTGGAACTGCATGCCTTTGGCCGCAAGGTGGCTGACCGGCAGCTGGACAAGGTGACAGCAGATCTGGACCTGGGCACCTTCGCCGAGCCCTCGCACTCCCGGCTCACGGTGCGCGTCGAGGACGCGGTGGACAGCGCCGCGCTCACCGCCGAGGTCTTCCTGGTGCCCGTGGACGCGACGGTCGCGGCGGACACCACGGGCAGCCTGCACGGCGCCTTCGGCACCTGCGCGCCCTGGCTGGGGCCTCCGCCGGGGCCCTCGCCCGCGTGCAACCGCTTCCTCGTCACCAACGGCACCGCCACCGTGAACGTCCCCCCGGGCCGCTTCCACGTGTATGCCTTCAAGGGCCCGTTCTGGACGCTCGGCCACGACACGGTGACGTTCGACCGCGCCGACACCACCCTCTCCTTCCGCCTGCGCCCCCTGCCCCTGCAGCCCTCCGGCACCGTGAGCGCGGACCTGCACGTGCACGGCGCCGCCAGCTTCGACAGCTCGCTGCCCGACCTGGACCGGGTGCTGTCCTTCGCCGCCACGGACCTCCAGGTCATCGTCGCGTCGGACCATGACGTCGTCTACGACTACAGCCAGGTCGTCCGGAGCCTCGGCCTCCAGGAGCGCATGAGCACCGTGGCGGGCCTGGAGACCACCGGCCACATCCTCTGGCTCAAGCGCCACGGCTACGACATCCCGCTCGTGGTGGGCCACTACAACTTCTGGCCCCTCGCGTACGACCCCACCCAGGTGCGCAACGGCGCCCCGGACGACGAGCGTGTCGAGCCCGGCGAGCTGTTCGACCGGGTGAAGGCCAGCGCCCCGCCCGCGCTCCAGGAGCAGCTGCTCATCCAGCTCAACCACCCCTGGGCCAACCAGGAGTTCGGCCGCGACCTGGGCTTCCCCCGCGCGCTCGCGCTCAACACGCTCAAGAACCTGCCCACCCATGACGATGGCACCAACGGCGGCATCTACGTGCGCACGCCCCGGGGCGGCTTCGCCAACAACGGCCAGCACACCCAGGAGGTGATGAATGGCTCGGCCAACGGCCTGCTGCCCAGCTACCGCGCCTTCTGGTTCTACGTGCTCGGCCAGGGCCAGCTCGTGACGGGCACGGCCAACAGCGACTCGCACAGCCTCACCGACAACACCGTGGGCATGCCGCGCAACATCGTCTACGCGAACACCCAGGCGGGGCCCGGCTTCGACACCGCCCGCTTCAACGCGGCCCTCAAGGCCGGTGACGCCTTCGGCACCAACGGCCCCGTCATCGAGGCCACCCTGGACACCGCCACCGGCCGCCAGCGCCACGGCCTGCGCCCGGTGGTGCCCGCTCCCGACGCCCAGTTGCACCTCAAGGTCTCCGCCGCCCCCTGGGTGCCCGTGGACGAGGTGCGCATCATCGTCAACGGCCGGCTCGTCAAGACGCTGGAGGGCGCGGCGCTCCAGCGGCCCCCGGATGCCCTGGGCACGGAGGGCCTGGTGCGCTACGAGGGCGCGCTGCCCCTGTCCGAGCTCGTCACCGGCACCGGGGACGCCTGGCTGGTGGTGGAGGCCGGCACGGCCCTGCAGCTCACGGCCGACTTCGGCGGCCCCGGCGGCGACGGCCCGGACGGCATCCCCGACACGGGCGACAACAACGGCGACGGCGTGGTGGACCGGCGCGACATCGCCGAGGGCTCCGCGTACGGCCCGCTGAAGGATCCCGTCCTGCCCACCGAGGAGAGCAACCCCCTGTTCCACTACGCGCAGATCCTCGGCGGCTACCCCTACGCCTTCACCAACCCCTTCATCCTCGACCGGAACGGCAACGGACGCTTCGATGCCCCCGGCGTGACCGCGCCGTGA
- a CDS encoding acyl-CoA dehydrogenase family protein: MSNPFTEEHEAFRRTVRAFVEKEMTPHALDWDRAGIFPKELFRKCGELGFLGINHGPEAGGSGLDYWYVTAFTEELSRSRNAGVNMALLVQSQMATPIINEIGTDEQKREFLAPALAGEKIAALGVSEPGQGSDVANMQTTARVDGDDYVINGSKMWITNGTRADFITLGVRTGGAGHAGISLVTFPTDVKGFGVSKKLDKVGNLSSDTAILYFEDCRIPRRYVLGQENQGFYHIMTNFQGERLVSAICAVGAMERMIEDAIEYGRERKAFGKPLLGFQVWRHKLVEHMASIEAAKRLTYHAVALFDAKQNAVREISMAKLFSTDLAQRVAYDVQQFFGGMGYIEETHIARAWRDLRLLTIGGGTSEVMKEILTKTSGL, translated from the coding sequence CTGTCCAATCCATTCACCGAGGAGCATGAGGCGTTTCGCCGGACGGTGCGCGCGTTCGTGGAGAAGGAGATGACGCCGCATGCCTTGGACTGGGACCGGGCGGGCATCTTCCCGAAGGAGCTGTTCCGCAAGTGTGGCGAGCTGGGCTTCCTGGGCATCAACCACGGGCCGGAGGCGGGCGGCAGCGGGCTGGACTACTGGTACGTGACGGCCTTCACCGAGGAGCTGTCGCGCAGCCGCAACGCGGGCGTGAACATGGCCCTGCTGGTGCAAAGCCAGATGGCGACGCCCATCATCAACGAGATTGGCACGGACGAGCAGAAGCGGGAGTTCCTCGCGCCGGCGCTGGCGGGCGAGAAGATCGCGGCGCTGGGCGTGAGCGAGCCGGGGCAGGGCTCGGACGTGGCGAACATGCAGACGACGGCGCGGGTGGACGGGGATGACTACGTCATCAACGGCTCGAAGATGTGGATCACCAACGGCACGCGCGCGGACTTCATCACGCTGGGGGTGCGCACGGGCGGCGCGGGCCACGCGGGCATCTCGCTGGTGACGTTCCCCACGGACGTGAAGGGCTTCGGGGTGTCCAAGAAGCTCGACAAGGTGGGCAACCTGTCCTCGGACACGGCCATCCTCTATTTCGAGGACTGCCGCATTCCCCGCCGCTACGTGCTCGGGCAGGAGAACCAGGGCTTCTACCACATCATGACGAACTTCCAGGGCGAGCGCCTGGTGAGTGCCATCTGCGCGGTGGGCGCGATGGAGCGCATGATTGAAGACGCCATCGAGTATGGCCGCGAGCGCAAGGCGTTTGGAAAGCCCTTGCTGGGCTTCCAGGTCTGGCGGCACAAGCTGGTGGAGCACATGGCGTCCATCGAGGCGGCCAAGCGGCTCACCTATCACGCGGTGGCGCTCTTCGACGCGAAGCAGAACGCCGTGCGGGAGATCTCCATGGCCAAGCTCTTCTCCACGGACTTGGCGCAGCGGGTCGCCTACGACGTGCAGCAGTTCTTCGGTGGCATGGGCTACATCGAGGAGACGCACATCGCGCGGGCCTGGCGCGACCTGCGTCTGCTCACCATCGGGGGCGGGACGTCGGAGGTGATGAAGGAGATCCTCACCAAGACGTCTGGCTTGTAG
- a CDS encoding NAD(P)-dependent oxidoreductase: MSKPLPGQLSLSVTGRGDTVTHGPERHETASQSAPLPVLVIGAAGRTGRCLVEFALAQGHLVTAFARNLRALPAPHARLRHVQGRLEDAEAVEQAVQRQHAVLCAVGPTGRKDAEAIAQGTRGLVEAMQRQQVRRLVYVPYHDKANGWGPSALFEKLMASFRPREANDWQRRVEVIRESSLEWVIVRPTRLTNAPATRVHQVSINQGRVPLRISRADVAEFMLEQVRSPRYVRKSPVIGG, encoded by the coding sequence ATGAGCAAGCCCCTGCCTGGACAGCTCAGCCTCTCGGTGACGGGCCGGGGCGACACGGTCACCCACGGTCCCGAGCGCCATGAGACGGCCTCCCAGTCGGCCCCACTGCCGGTGCTCGTCATCGGCGCCGCGGGCCGCACGGGACGATGCCTTGTCGAGTTCGCGCTCGCCCAGGGGCATCTGGTGACCGCGTTCGCGCGGAATCTCCGCGCCCTGCCCGCCCCCCATGCCCGGCTGCGGCACGTCCAGGGCCGACTCGAGGACGCGGAGGCCGTGGAGCAGGCCGTGCAGCGGCAGCACGCCGTGCTGTGCGCCGTGGGGCCCACGGGCCGGAAGGATGCCGAGGCCATCGCCCAGGGGACCCGCGGCCTCGTCGAGGCGATGCAGCGCCAGCAGGTCCGGCGCCTCGTCTACGTGCCCTACCACGACAAGGCAAACGGCTGGGGGCCCTCGGCGCTCTTCGAGAAGCTCATGGCCTCCTTCCGGCCGCGCGAGGCCAACGACTGGCAACGCCGGGTGGAGGTCATCCGGGAGAGTTCCCTGGAGTGGGTCATCGTCCGGCCCACCCGGCTCACGAATGCGCCGGCGACCCGTGTGCACCAGGTCTCCATCAACCAGGGAAGAGTGCCCTTGCGCATCTCCCGGGCCGACGTGGCGGAGTTCATGCTTGAGCAGGTGCGCTCGCCCCGCTACGTCCGTAAGTCCCCCGTCATCGGCGGTTGA
- the tssH gene encoding type VI secretion system ATPase TssH: MRVDPQALVKRLTPTATRLLEAAVGQASTRHCHEIVVEHVLAQLLGAEDSDAAVLLRRFEVDPRRFASSLEQALRGLRTGSAARPVFSESVFQWFEDAWLLASLQLGDTRIRTGVLLAQFLLRPSRYTAEHFAELDAVPLDALKRSLAEVLRPGAETVEAAPAASGGPSPGAAPGRADESTLKRFATSFTARVREGKIDPVFGRHREIAQLVDILSRRRKNNPLLVGEPGVGKTALVEGLAWAIVKGEVPDALKNVELLGLDLGLLQAGAGVRGEFENRLKAVIAEVTSSPVPIVLFIDEAHTLIGAGGATGGSDAANLLKPALARGELRTLAATTWSEYKKYFEKDAALERRFQPVKVEEPSEEDAILMLRGLRATYEAAHGVVIRDEAITAAVRLSHRYISGRQLPDKAVDLLDTAAARVRIEQSTRPEELSALEARIAGVERERDARKRDLMDGHSGDAAELEDLEAKLRALHDAVATLRGRWEGERTAVAALQAARKAQAENAAGASRTAVGEAAAAVARSRGEEALVHADVDAEVVARVVSGWTGVPVGKMRGDALEAVLGLEAKLKSRVRGQTAALQKVAETLRISQAGIRDPEAPIGVLLFVGPSGVGKTETALALADSLYGGERFMTTLNMSEFQEKHTVSRLIGSPPGYVGFGQGGLLTEAVRQRPYSVVLLDECEKADLEVMNLFYQVFDKGLLSDGEGRAVDFRNTVLILTSNLASEQVMRLYAHGATPSAEEVAAAIRPTLSQHFKPALLARMTIVPFAPVGPDVMRDITGMKLAVLADRLRASHRIETTFAPELVDTLARRCTESEKGARNVEHLLRGSLMPEVARELLQCLVAQRLPTHLHVGLTAEGRWHTAFTGSRA, from the coding sequence ATGCGCGTCGATCCGCAGGCCCTCGTGAAGCGCTTGACCCCCACCGCCACCCGCCTGCTCGAGGCGGCGGTCGGCCAGGCCAGCACCCGCCACTGTCATGAGATCGTCGTCGAGCACGTGCTCGCCCAGCTGCTTGGGGCCGAGGACTCGGACGCCGCCGTGCTGCTGCGCCGCTTCGAGGTGGATCCCCGGCGTTTCGCGAGCAGCCTGGAGCAGGCCCTGCGCGGCCTGCGCACGGGGAGCGCGGCCCGGCCGGTGTTCTCCGAGTCCGTCTTCCAGTGGTTCGAGGACGCGTGGCTGCTCGCGTCACTCCAGCTGGGGGACACGCGCATCCGCACGGGGGTGCTGCTGGCGCAGTTCCTCCTGCGGCCGAGCCGCTACACCGCCGAGCACTTCGCGGAGCTGGACGCCGTCCCCCTGGATGCGCTGAAGCGCTCGCTGGCGGAGGTGCTGCGCCCGGGGGCGGAGACGGTGGAGGCCGCGCCCGCCGCCAGCGGAGGCCCGAGCCCGGGCGCCGCGCCGGGACGCGCCGACGAGAGCACGCTCAAGCGCTTCGCCACCTCGTTCACCGCGCGGGTGCGCGAGGGGAAGATCGATCCCGTCTTCGGCCGCCACCGGGAGATCGCCCAGCTCGTGGACATCCTCTCGCGGCGCCGCAAGAACAACCCCTTGCTGGTGGGCGAGCCCGGCGTGGGCAAGACGGCCCTGGTGGAGGGACTCGCCTGGGCGATCGTCAAGGGCGAGGTGCCCGATGCGCTCAAGAACGTGGAGCTGCTGGGACTGGACCTGGGGCTGCTCCAGGCCGGCGCGGGAGTGCGGGGCGAGTTCGAGAACCGGCTCAAGGCCGTCATCGCCGAGGTGACGTCCTCGCCCGTGCCCATCGTCCTCTTCATCGACGAGGCCCACACGCTCATCGGCGCGGGGGGGGCCACGGGGGGCAGTGACGCCGCCAACCTGCTCAAGCCGGCGCTCGCGCGCGGGGAGCTGCGCACGCTCGCGGCCACCACCTGGTCCGAGTACAAGAAGTACTTCGAGAAGGACGCGGCCCTGGAGCGCCGCTTCCAGCCGGTGAAGGTGGAGGAGCCGAGCGAGGAGGACGCGATCCTCATGCTGCGCGGCCTGCGCGCCACCTACGAGGCCGCCCACGGTGTCGTCATCCGGGACGAGGCCATCACCGCGGCGGTGCGGCTGTCGCACCGCTACATCTCCGGGCGCCAGTTGCCGGACAAGGCGGTGGACCTCTTGGACACGGCCGCGGCGCGGGTGCGCATCGAGCAGTCCACGCGGCCCGAGGAGCTGTCCGCCCTGGAGGCCCGCATCGCCGGCGTGGAGCGGGAGCGGGACGCGCGCAAGCGGGACCTGATGGACGGGCACTCGGGAGACGCGGCGGAGCTGGAGGACCTGGAGGCGAAGCTCCGGGCGCTGCACGACGCGGTGGCCACGCTCCGGGGCCGCTGGGAGGGCGAGCGCACGGCGGTGGCCGCGCTCCAGGCCGCGCGCAAGGCCCAGGCGGAGAACGCGGCCGGGGCCTCCCGGACGGCGGTGGGCGAGGCGGCGGCTGCGGTGGCGCGCAGCCGGGGCGAGGAGGCCCTGGTGCACGCGGACGTAGACGCGGAGGTGGTGGCCCGGGTGGTGTCGGGGTGGACGGGCGTGCCCGTGGGCAAGATGCGCGGGGATGCCCTGGAGGCCGTGCTCGGCCTGGAGGCGAAGCTCAAGTCGCGGGTGCGGGGACAGACCGCGGCGCTCCAGAAGGTGGCCGAGACGCTGCGCATCTCCCAGGCCGGCATCCGCGACCCGGAAGCCCCCATCGGCGTGCTGCTCTTCGTGGGCCCGAGCGGCGTGGGCAAGACGGAGACGGCGCTCGCCCTGGCGGACAGCCTCTATGGCGGCGAGCGCTTCATGACCACGCTCAACATGTCCGAGTTCCAGGAGAAGCACACCGTCTCCCGGCTCATCGGCTCGCCCCCCGGGTACGTGGGCTTCGGCCAGGGCGGCCTGCTGACGGAGGCGGTGCGGCAGCGACCCTACTCCGTGGTGCTGCTCGACGAGTGCGAGAAGGCCGACCTGGAGGTGATGAACCTCTTCTACCAGGTGTTCGACAAGGGCCTGCTCTCGGACGGCGAGGGCCGCGCGGTGGACTTCCGCAACACCGTCCTCATCCTCACGAGCAACCTGGCCTCCGAGCAGGTGATGCGCCTGTACGCGCACGGCGCCACGCCCTCCGCCGAGGAGGTGGCGGCGGCCATCCGCCCCACCCTGAGCCAGCACTTCAAGCCCGCCCTGCTCGCGCGCATGACCATCGTCCCCTTCGCCCCCGTGGGCCCGGACGTCATGCGGGACATCACCGGCATGAAGCTCGCCGTGCTCGCGGACCGGCTGCGCGCCAGCCACCGGATTGAAACGACCTTCGCCCCGGAGCTCGTGGACACACTCGCGCGCCGGTGCACCGAGTCGGAGAAGGGCGCGCGCAACGTGGAGCACCTACTGCGCGGCTCGCTGATGCCCGAGGTCGCGCGCGAGCTGCTCCAGTGCCTGGTGGCGCAGCGCCTGCCCACGCACCTGCACGTCGGCCTCACCGCCGAGGGGCGCTGGCACACCGCGTTCACCGGCTCCCGAGCCTGA